TTCTTTGTTCTCCTGCTGTTCGGATGTATGTGAAGCAGCTTTTGGATCGCTTCCTTCCACAAGTAGTCGTCCTCTCTTATAACGAGCTGGAACCAAGTGCCGAGGTACAAAGCATAGGGGTGGTGAATGTGGCATGAAAATAAGAAAAATCCAGGCGCCAACGATGCCAGAAGCGATGAAGAAGGTGCGAAAGGAGCTTGGAGCGGATGCCGTCATTTTGAATTCTAAAAACATAAAGACTGGCGGATTCCTCGGTTTTTTCAAGCGTGAGCAGACGGAGGTTATTGCGGCAATCGATCCGGAAGACCAAAAAAAACAGGGCAGTGAACTAGAGGTAAACATGCCGCCATCCAAGGATGAAGAGGCAATCGTGAAAGAAATCCGGCAGATGAAAGAACTGCTGTTAAAGAAGGATTCACACTATCCACCTCTCTATCAACACGCCTATGAATATTTAATTTCTAAAGAAGTGGAGACAGATCTTGCCGGCTACTTCGTTGATGCACTGCTGGAAAAATACGAGCAGACAGAAGATACGGAGGTGTTAAAGCAACGACTGACAAATGAAATATACGACCATTTGAAGGGGTTGAGTTTCGGAAAGTCGACGTTTTCTAAACCTTTTGTACATCTGGTCGGTCCCACGGGAGTCGGGAAGACGACCACCCTTGCAAAACTGGCAGCCGACGCTATACTTCACCGGCAGCAGAAGGTTGGATTCATTACGACGGACACCTACCGAATCGCTGCTGTAGACCAGCTTAAGACGTATGCCACCATTCTCAATGTTCCTCTGGAAGTAGCCTATAATGCGGATGATTTCAAGGCAGCAAGAGAAAAGTTCGCAGATTATGATCTTGTCTTCGTAGATACCGCAGGGCGGAATTTCCGTGATGCTGCTTATGTAGAGGAATTGAAAGATTTAATTGATTTCGACAACGATTCGGAGAATTTTCTCGTGTTGAGTCTTACGAGCAAGCTAGTTGACATGAAGGCGGTTTACAAAGAATTCAAAGATCTTCCTGTCGATCAGTTGATATTTACGAAGATGGATGAAACGGTCCATATCGGAAGTGCTGTCAATATGGCTTCATCCACAGGAAAGGGAATTGCGTACTTCACCAATGGTCAGGATGTGCCTGATGATAGAAAAGAAGCATCGCCTATGTACCTTGCCAGGTTGCTGATGGAGGGATTCGCTCATGAATGACCAGGCACAGCAGCTGCGTCAGAGGATGGAAAACGATACCGTTCCTACGGCGAGGACGATTGCAGTCATAAGTGGAAAAGGCGGAGTAGGAAAAACCAACATATCTGTTAACTTCGCATTGACACTTCAGAAAAAAGGAAGACGGGTGCTGCTGATCGATCTGGATATCGGAATGGGAAACGTTGATATTTTATTAGGAGTGACTCCGGCTTATTCTTTTCCTGACTTATTCCGCAGGGGATTATCCGTCAGAGACATCATAGAGGAAGGTCCTGCCGGGCTTGGCTATATTTCCGGTGGATCAGGGTTGTCGGACATTTTTCATATGGATGAGGGGGACTTTGGTTTCTTTCAAGATCAGTTCCGGCAGCTATTGGAAGTCTATGAGTATATTATTCTTGATATGGGGGCGGGAGCTACTGAAGAAAGCCTTGCTTTCATACGCTCGGCCGATGAAGCGGTGCTGGTTACGACGCCTGAGCCGACGGCAATGACGGATGGATATGCCATGATCAAGCATGTAGTCCAAAGGGCGCCGGATCTGCCAATTTCCGTTTTAGTAAACAGGGTTCTGGATGCCCGTGAAGGGCGTGAAACCATGGACAAGCTCAAAACAGTAGCTATGCGCTTTCTTAAAAAGGAGTTGAACGAAACAGGCCTCCTTCCTGATGACAGCGCCGTTCTTAGAGCGGTAAGGCGACAAAGGCCCTTTGTGCTTGATTCTCAAGGGAGCAAGGCAGGAACGATGATGAAGCATATCGTCGGAAATTATTTAAACGAAAAGCAGCCGGAGCGGACCGGTAAATTTCTTTATAAGCTGAAGAATCTGATGTTTGCAAGGGGGAAGCGATGAACAAGATTCGGGTTCTTATCATAGACGATTCGGCTTTCATGCGCCGGATCTTAACGGATATTTTGGAAAGGGATGCCAGAATAGAAGTGGTGGCTGCTGCAAGAAACGGTCGGGATGGGCTTGAGAAAATGGAGGCCCTTGAACCGGACGTGATTACATTGGATGTAGAAATGCCGGTGATGGACGGCTTGACCACCCTTGAAATCATTATGCAGAAGCGTCCGACGCCTGTCGTTATGGTGTCAAGTCTAACCAAGGAAGGCGGAGACAGCACCATTAAAGCCCTGAGCTTAGGTGCGGTGGATGTCATTCAAAAGCCGTCCGGATCCATTTCCCTTGATATGGAAACGGTCCAGTACCAGGTGATAAGGAAAGTAATAGCTGCGGGAGGAGCCAATGTTACTGCTCTTCCCACTTCCACTAAGCAGGAAAAGCAAAGGACCCACCCACGGTTAAGGGCGGAAAACAGAAGGAACTTGATTGCCATCGGAACATCGACCGGCGGCCCCAGAGCCCTGCAAGAGGTTCTTACCTCGTTGCCACGGGAGCTTCCTGTTCCCGTCTTAATCGTCCAACATATGCCGAAAGGATTTACGAAATCTCTCTCTGAGCGTCTCAACAGACTGGCAGAGATAACGATCAAAGAAGCGGAAGACGGCGAACGCTTGGAACAGGGGACGGCGTATATCGCTCCTGGAGATTTTCATATGACCGTCCGTGAACGGGGCGGTGAATGGTACACGGTGCTCGACCAGACGCCTGCTCTGTCCGGGCATCGCCCTTCGGTCAACCGGCTGTTTTCTTCCTTGTCAGACTTGGCGGGTGTTACTCCATCCGTAGTCGTCATGACGGGGATGGGAGCAGACGGTTCGGAAGGGTTGCATAAATTGAAACAGAAAATCCGGCATACCTACAGCATCACACAGTCCGAAGGGACGTGTGTCGTATACGGGATGCCTAAAGCAGCAGTGAAGTCGGGGTTGTCGGATGAAGTAGCCGATTTAGAGGATATCAGTAAGGCTTTAATCCTGTCACTCCAAAACGGAAGGGAGTAAACGCAATGGAAATGAATCAGTATTTAGAAGTATTTCTCGATGAAAGCAGAGAGCATTTGCAAGCGATTAATGACCACCTGCTCGTACTAGAAAAGAATCCCGAGGATTTAAGCATTGTTAATGAAATTTTCCGTTCCGCTCATACGTTGAAAGGAATGTCTGCCACGATGGGGTATCAGGATCTCTCTGATCTGACACATAAAATGGAAAACGTCCTGGACGCCGTTCGCAACGGAAACATTATCGTTGATGGTCCGGTCCTTGATGTCGTCTTCGATTCCGTTGATGATTTAGAAGCGATGGTCGTGGATATAGCCAATGGAGGAAATGGAGAGAGGGATGTGCAGAAAGTCGTTCGCATGCTTCAATCCATAGAGGAAGGCACTGCGGCTGGTCAGTTGGATGAAGCGGCTGCGACAACAGCCGATCCCCTGCCCGAGCAGGGTCTTCCAAAGGTTGATGAATATACCTCCGCCGTCCTTCGCCAAGCGGAGGAGCAGGGACATATTAATTATGAGGTTCGGGTTCGTTTAAGGGAGGACTGCCTGCTCAAGTCGGTCCGCGTGTTCATGATATTTGAAGTTCTCGAACAAATGGGGGAAGTGCTGCAAACGAATCCACCTGCAGAAGATTTGGAGAATGAAGCCTTCGAAGAACAGTTCACCGTCTTGCTGACGACAACAGAACCGGCGGAGGAAGTAAAGGAGAAAGTTCTTCAGGTTTCGGAAGTGGAGCAAGTGGACGTTTCTCCTTATGAGCTTCCTGAACAAAAGGCGCAGGAGATAAAAGAAGTACGAAAAGAAGAGACGAAGGAAGAGTTAGAATCAGAGAAGAAGCAGATTGGAAATAAAACGATACGAATCAATATCGACCGACTGGATGCATTAATGAATTTGTTTGAAGAACTTGTCATCGATCGTGGGCGGCTGGAACAAATTTCTAATGAAATGAAGCATGACGAGCTTCAGGAAACGGTAGAGCGGATGGTCCGGATCTCCGGTGATCTGCAGAGCATCATTTTAAATATGCGTATGGTGCCTGTTGAACAGGTGTTTAATCGCTTTCCAAGAATGGTTCGTCAACTTTCAAGGGATCTCCATAAAGAGATCCATCTCTCCATACTTGGAGCAGAAACGGAGCTGGATCGAACCGTCATTGACGAAATCGGTGATCCGCTTGTCCACCTTATTCGTAATGCGCTTGATCATGGGATTGAAAGTCCGGAAATCCGCACAGCGCAAGGGAAGCCCCCGGCAGGAAGTTTGGAGCTCAAGGCTTACCACAGCGGAAACCATGTGTTCATCGAAATTACGGATGACGGTGCCGGAATAAATAGGGATAAGGTAATTGAAAAAGCTGTTGGTAACCGGATAATCACACGGGAACAAGCGGAAACCATGACGGATTCGGAAGTGTTCGAGTTGATCATGGCAAGCGGCTTCTCCACTGCTGATACTATTTCTGATGTATCCGGCAGAGGAGTCGGCCTTGATGTCGTAAAGAATACGATTGAATCTCTGGGGGGAGCCATCACGATTGAGAGTGTCTCCGGAGAAGGGAGCAGATTCTCTATTCAGCTTCCTCTGACACTTTCCATTATTTCCGTCATGCTTGTGGAAGTCCAGGAAGAGAAGTACGCAATTCCGCTTTCTTCTATAATAGAAACCGCGATTGTCAAGAAGGAAGACATCCTCCATGCCCACAATAAGAAGGTCATCGACTTCCGCGGGCGGGTCGTTCCACTTGTTTTTTTAAAAGACATCCTTCATGTACCGGAATCGCTGGAAGAAAAGGAGCATTATTCCGTTGTTATCGTTCGAAAAGGAGAAAAAATGGCAGCTCTCGTTGTCAATACGTTCATTGGACAGCAGGAAGTCGTGCTGAAATCACTCGGAGAGTACCTCTCCGGTGTATTCGCCATCTCGGGGGCTACAATACTTGGGGATGGACAGGTAGCGCTCATTCTGGACAGCAATGCACTAATTAAATAGGAGGGATAGAAATGACGGAACAAAGCCGATCCATTAAGAAAGTCATCGTCTTTCAAATCAATAATGAAGAATATACGGTCCCGGTTGATCAAGTAGGTTCTATAGAAAGAATGATGCCGATCACCCGTGTTCCGGGGACAAGTGCATTTGTTAAAGGTGTCTTAAATCTGAGAGGAGTAGTCACTCCTGTCATTGACCTTAGAGAACGATTCGGCCTGCCGTTCAAAGAAGCTGATGAGAGAACGAGGATTATCACGGTAACGGTGGGAGAGCTGAATGTCGGGTTGATTGTGGATGCAGCGAATGATGTGCTTGACCTGGACGAAACGGATGTCGAACCACCGCCTGAGATTGTCGGTACCGTAGAGGCGGAATATATACAGGGTGTTGCTAAACAGGAACACAGGCTTCTCATTTTGTTGAATTTGGAGAAAATCCTCTCAGAAGAAGAAGCGAAGAGCTTACAAAAGGCTGGAAATTAATGGAGGATAGCTTCAGCTATACTAAGGCACACATAGACGTGTGGAGGGAGATAGGGACGATCGGCGCCGGACATGCTGCGACGGCCCTTTCCCGTCTTCTGGGCAGAGGCTTTGACATGCATGTTCCCGATGTCCATGCTGCTGGTTTCGATGAGGTGCTGAAACTTGCTGGAGGGAGCGAAGAAGAAGTGGTAGGAGTCTGCCTGCAAATCCACGGCGACGCCTCTGGATATATGTTCTTTCTTTTCTCTCCTAAACAAGCCGCCATGTTCGCAGACCACTTGACTTTTGCGGCCGGGCAGTCATATAGAAACGATCCGACGCTGGCTGTATCTGCCGTCAAAGAACTTGGGAACATTTTGTCCGGCTCGTATTTAGCAGCATTGAACCAAATGACAGCACTCACGATGTACCCGTCCATTCCTTCTTTATCCAAGGATATGGCAGGTGCCGTCCTCAGTGAAGGGCTGGTTCGAATTGCCGTTGACAGGGACACTGCTCTGGTTATAGAGACGGTTCTGGTGGACCGCGAGAAAGCGGAATCGATGAAAGGGCACATTTTCTTCTTTCCGGATCCTGTATCCTATGACCGTATTTTTAAGTCGTTGGGAATTCAAGCGGATGGGTGAGATAGGGATGCTCATACGTGTAGGGATAGGGGAGATGGCTGGTGTGAAAGCTCCGGACACGATTCGTACGTCGGGACTTGGTTCTTGTGTCGGAATCGTCCTTTACGAAGAGAGGTCAAAGTTCGCGGCCATGGGTCATATCATGCTGCCGGATTCGACGGTTTCAAGGAATGCGCGGAACCGGGCCAAGTATGCAGATACAGCTGTAGAAGATCTCTGCCGACTAATAAAAGAGCAGCGTGTTCCCCTACATAAGGTTAAAGCGAAAATTGCCGGTGGGTCACAAATGTTTCAGTTCGGGGAGGCAAATGACACGATGCGGATTGGGCCGAGGAACGTCAAAGCGGTACGTCAGTGTCTCGCAAAGGTTCATATTCCGATTGTCGCAGCAGACGTTGGGGGATCAAAAGGAAGAACAATTGAATTCGATCCTTCCACCAATGCCCTTAAGATACGAACGGTCGGGGCGGGGGAACGGATTATATAATGGGACAACGATCCAATAAACAAGCGGGGAGGATGAAAATGGCCAGCTGTTTATCTCCTCAGGAACAACAGTGGTGGGAACTTTGGACGAAGAAGCAGGACGTAGATGCTGTCAACCACTTAGTCGAGCGATATGATTATCTTGTAAATTACCACGTACAAAGGATATCTGCCCACCTTCCAAAAAGCGTGAGCAAAGATGATGTCCGCAGCCTGGGCATGTTCGGTCTCTACGATGCGTTGAAGAAGTTCGATCCGACAAGAGATTTGAAATTCGATACCTATGCATCTTTCAGAATCAGGGGCTCCATTATGGACGGTCTCAGAAAAGAGGACTGGCTCCCAAGATCTGTCCGGGACAAAGCTAAGAAGGTGGAACAGACGACAGAAAGGCTGGAGCAGAAACTGCAGCGTCCTCCTACCTCATGGGAGGTGGCTGCAGAGCTTGAGGTCACGCAGGCAGAAGTGGAAGAGATCGTGAAAGACTCTCTTTATGCGAACGTCCTGTCTATGGAAGAAAAACCGAAAGACGGCAGGGAAGATCATAAAGAAGGAATCGGCTACTCCATCCCTGATGAACAGACCCGGACACCACAGGACTCCATTGTACGAAAAGAAAACTTCCAGGAGCTTGCAAAAGAAATACGGCAGTTGAATGAAAAGGAGCAGCTGGTAATCAGTTTGTTTTACCATGAAGAACTGACGTTGACGGAAATTGGTCATGTGTTGGAGCTGACCACGTCCAGAATCTCGCAAATTCATGCGAAAGCAATATATAAACTGCGTCATTCCCTACGGGAGATGATAGAAGCATGACGGAATATCAACAGAATTGACAGGTGATTAGATGACAGGATTTCTATTATCCATAAGCTTCCTGATCGACGGGGTGCTGCTTTATGCTATTTTCATACTGATGAAGCGAGTCAAACAGGCAGGGGAACTGGAAGAGCAGAAGCAAGAGACCGCTTCTGAAATAGACGACCTGTTTACTTCCTATTTAGCAGAGCTGAAAGATGAGAATGAGCGTTTGATGGCATGGGTGGCAAATACTCCGGAACAAAAGCCGGTTACATACACCGATGAGCACCAAGCGAAAGCATCTATTCGGGAGAGTGCTCCGGTTTATACTCCCCCCGTCCCTGTAGAAGGAACAGAAGTTATTTATGAGCGTTCCCTGCAGTCGCAGGTGATCGACATGATGCAGAGCGGCCTTACCATTGAAGAAACAGCCCGGAAATTAGATAGAGGAAAGACAGAAGTGGAGCTGTTGTACAAATGGAGCCAAAAAACTAGCGAAAAAACTTGAACGTCCTCCGCTCTTGTGGTATATTTACTGACGGTGTCAATACACACGCCTTTGGATCCTCCGGTGAGGTTGCTCTTCACAAGAAGAGTTCACTAGAGGAAATGATAGAGGCGGAGGATACTAAAAAAACCTAACAGGAGGAACTAACATGTCAGTAATTTCTATGAAACAGCTGCTAGAAGCTGGTGTTCACTTCGGACACCAAACCCGTCGCTGGAACCCGAAAATGAAGAAATACATCTTCACGGAGCGTAACGGGATTTACATCATCGACCTTCAGAAAACTGTGAAGAAGGTAGACGAGGCATTCAACTACGTGAAAGAGGTCGCTGCTGACGGCGGTAACATTCTTTTCGTAGGTACGAAAAAACAAGCGCAGGACACTGTCCGCGACGAAGCTACTCGTTGTGGCATGTACTACATCAACCAACGTTGGTTGGGTGGAACGCTTACTAACTTCGAAACAATCCGCAAACGTATCTATCGTTTGAAAGATATTGAGCGTATGGAAGAAGACGGTACGTTCGACGTACTTCCTAAAAAAGAAGTTGTCGACATGCTTAAAGAGAAAGATCGTCTTGTTAAATTCCTAGGCGGAATTAAAGAAATGAAGAGCCTTCCGGATGCAATGTTTGTCATTGACCCTCGTAAAGAGCGCATCGCAATCGCTGAAGCTCATAAATTGAATATCCCGGTTGTAGGTATCGTTGATACTAACTGTGACCCAGACGAAATCGATTATGTCATCCCAGCAAACGATGACGCAATCCGTGCCGTTAAATTGTTGACTTCCAAGATGGCAGACGCTGTTCTTGAAGCGAAACAAGGGGAAGAAACAGAAACAACGGAAGAAACAGAAGCTGCAGTAGAAGCTGCTCAAGAGTAAAAAAAGGGTCAAAAAGGTGATAAGGGGACGTACCTTTATCACCTTTTTTAAAGAGACTTTCTTTAATATTCCGCCTCTCATCCTTGACCAGGACAGAGAAGCGGCTTCGATTTGTATATTAACAAGGAGGCTTTAACAATGGCTGTAAATGCAAAAATGGTAAAAGAACTTCGTGAAAAAACTGGCGCAGGTATGATGGACTGTAAAAAAGCGCTGACAGAAACTGATGGTGACATGGACAAAGCGATCGAGTGGCTTCGTGAGAAAGGTATCTCCAAAGCTGCTAAGAAAGCAGATCGTATCGCTGCAGAAGGTTCTGCTGCAATTGAAATCCAAGGGAACACGGCTGTTCTTTTCGAAGTGAACTGTGAAACAGACTTCGTAACAAAGAACGACCAGTTCAAAGAGCTTTTGAAAGAACTTGGTCAACACCTGGTTAACCAAAAGCCGGCTACTGTAGAAGAAGCGCTTGAACAGAAACTTCACGGTGATGGAGAAGTTCTTAGCAGCTACATTACAGACCGCGTAGCGAAAATCGGTGAAAAGCTTTCCCTTCGCCGTTTCGTAATCAAAGAAAAAACAGATAACGATGCGTTTGGTGCTTACCTTCACATGGGTGGGAACATCGGTGTCCTTACCGTCCTTGAAGGTTCTACAGACGAAGCGGCAGCTAAAGACGTTGCGATGCACGTAGCGGCTGTAAGTCCTCGTTATGTATCCCGTGATGAAATCCCTGCCGAAGAAGCAGACAAAGAGCGCGAAGTTCTTAAGACTCAGGCGCTTAACGAAGGCAAACCTGCCAACATCGTTGAGAAAATGGTAGAAGGACGCATCAACAAGTTCTTCGAAGAGATCTGCCTGCTCGACCAAAGCTTTGTTAAAGATCCTGACCAGAAAGTGAAACAGTTCGTCGCTTCTACAGGCGGACAAATCACTGGTTTCGATCGTTTCGAAGTAGGAGAAGGTATGGAGAAACGTGAAGAAAACTTTGCTGATGAGGTAATGAGCCAAGTTAAAAAATAAGGATAGTGAAGAGTAGGGGACACTGTCGGTGTTCCCTATTTTCAAACATGCTACATAGTGGCAGATGTGCAAGCAAACAGGAATAGCAAAATTCACGGGAGGTTACTATGACTACAGCTCGTTATCGTCGTATCGTATTAAAATTAAGTGGAGAAGCTTTGAGTG
This sequence is a window from Bacillus sp. SB49. Protein-coding genes within it:
- the flhF gene encoding flagellar biosynthesis protein FlhF produces the protein MKIRKIQAPTMPEAMKKVRKELGADAVILNSKNIKTGGFLGFFKREQTEVIAAIDPEDQKKQGSELEVNMPPSKDEEAIVKEIRQMKELLLKKDSHYPPLYQHAYEYLISKEVETDLAGYFVDALLEKYEQTEDTEVLKQRLTNEIYDHLKGLSFGKSTFSKPFVHLVGPTGVGKTTTLAKLAADAILHRQQKVGFITTDTYRIAAVDQLKTYATILNVPLEVAYNADDFKAAREKFADYDLVFVDTAGRNFRDAAYVEELKDLIDFDNDSENFLVLSLTSKLVDMKAVYKEFKDLPVDQLIFTKMDETVHIGSAVNMASSTGKGIAYFTNGQDVPDDRKEASPMYLARLLMEGFAHE
- a CDS encoding MinD/ParA family protein, whose amino-acid sequence is MNDQAQQLRQRMENDTVPTARTIAVISGKGGVGKTNISVNFALTLQKKGRRVLLIDLDIGMGNVDILLGVTPAYSFPDLFRRGLSVRDIIEEGPAGLGYISGGSGLSDIFHMDEGDFGFFQDQFRQLLEVYEYIILDMGAGATEESLAFIRSADEAVLVTTPEPTAMTDGYAMIKHVVQRAPDLPISVLVNRVLDAREGRETMDKLKTVAMRFLKKELNETGLLPDDSAVLRAVRRQRPFVLDSQGSKAGTMMKHIVGNYLNEKQPERTGKFLYKLKNLMFARGKR
- a CDS encoding protein-glutamate methylesterase/protein-glutamine glutaminase, with product MNKIRVLIIDDSAFMRRILTDILERDARIEVVAAARNGRDGLEKMEALEPDVITLDVEMPVMDGLTTLEIIMQKRPTPVVMVSSLTKEGGDSTIKALSLGAVDVIQKPSGSISLDMETVQYQVIRKVIAAGGANVTALPTSTKQEKQRTHPRLRAENRRNLIAIGTSTGGPRALQEVLTSLPRELPVPVLIVQHMPKGFTKSLSERLNRLAEITIKEAEDGERLEQGTAYIAPGDFHMTVRERGGEWYTVLDQTPALSGHRPSVNRLFSSLSDLAGVTPSVVVMTGMGADGSEGLHKLKQKIRHTYSITQSEGTCVVYGMPKAAVKSGLSDEVADLEDISKALILSLQNGRE
- a CDS encoding chemotaxis protein CheA, with the protein product MEMNQYLEVFLDESREHLQAINDHLLVLEKNPEDLSIVNEIFRSAHTLKGMSATMGYQDLSDLTHKMENVLDAVRNGNIIVDGPVLDVVFDSVDDLEAMVVDIANGGNGERDVQKVVRMLQSIEEGTAAGQLDEAAATTADPLPEQGLPKVDEYTSAVLRQAEEQGHINYEVRVRLREDCLLKSVRVFMIFEVLEQMGEVLQTNPPAEDLENEAFEEQFTVLLTTTEPAEEVKEKVLQVSEVEQVDVSPYELPEQKAQEIKEVRKEETKEELESEKKQIGNKTIRINIDRLDALMNLFEELVIDRGRLEQISNEMKHDELQETVERMVRISGDLQSIILNMRMVPVEQVFNRFPRMVRQLSRDLHKEIHLSILGAETELDRTVIDEIGDPLVHLIRNALDHGIESPEIRTAQGKPPAGSLELKAYHSGNHVFIEITDDGAGINRDKVIEKAVGNRIITREQAETMTDSEVFELIMASGFSTADTISDVSGRGVGLDVVKNTIESLGGAITIESVSGEGSRFSIQLPLTLSIISVMLVEVQEEKYAIPLSSIIETAIVKKEDILHAHNKKVIDFRGRVVPLVFLKDILHVPESLEEKEHYSVVIVRKGEKMAALVVNTFIGQQEVVLKSLGEYLSGVFAISGATILGDGQVALILDSNALIK
- a CDS encoding chemotaxis protein CheW, translating into MTEQSRSIKKVIVFQINNEEYTVPVDQVGSIERMMPITRVPGTSAFVKGVLNLRGVVTPVIDLRERFGLPFKEADERTRIITVTVGELNVGLIVDAANDVLDLDETDVEPPPEIVGTVEAEYIQGVAKQEHRLLILLNLEKILSEEEAKSLQKAGN
- a CDS encoding chemotaxis protein CheC codes for the protein MEDSFSYTKAHIDVWREIGTIGAGHAATALSRLLGRGFDMHVPDVHAAGFDEVLKLAGGSEEEVVGVCLQIHGDASGYMFFLFSPKQAAMFADHLTFAAGQSYRNDPTLAVSAVKELGNILSGSYLAALNQMTALTMYPSIPSLSKDMAGAVLSEGLVRIAVDRDTALVIETVLVDREKAESMKGHIFFFPDPVSYDRIFKSLGIQADG
- a CDS encoding chemotaxis protein CheD; this translates as MLIRVGIGEMAGVKAPDTIRTSGLGSCVGIVLYEERSKFAAMGHIMLPDSTVSRNARNRAKYADTAVEDLCRLIKEQRVPLHKVKAKIAGGSQMFQFGEANDTMRIGPRNVKAVRQCLAKVHIPIVAADVGGSKGRTIEFDPSTNALKIRTVGAGERII
- a CDS encoding FliA/WhiG family RNA polymerase sigma factor — encoded protein: MASCLSPQEQQWWELWTKKQDVDAVNHLVERYDYLVNYHVQRISAHLPKSVSKDDVRSLGMFGLYDALKKFDPTRDLKFDTYASFRIRGSIMDGLRKEDWLPRSVRDKAKKVEQTTERLEQKLQRPPTSWEVAAELEVTQAEVEEIVKDSLYANVLSMEEKPKDGREDHKEGIGYSIPDEQTRTPQDSIVRKENFQELAKEIRQLNEKEQLVISLFYHEELTLTEIGHVLELTTSRISQIHAKAIYKLRHSLREMIEA
- the rpsB gene encoding 30S ribosomal protein S2; the protein is MSVISMKQLLEAGVHFGHQTRRWNPKMKKYIFTERNGIYIIDLQKTVKKVDEAFNYVKEVAADGGNILFVGTKKQAQDTVRDEATRCGMYYINQRWLGGTLTNFETIRKRIYRLKDIERMEEDGTFDVLPKKEVVDMLKEKDRLVKFLGGIKEMKSLPDAMFVIDPRKERIAIAEAHKLNIPVVGIVDTNCDPDEIDYVIPANDDAIRAVKLLTSKMADAVLEAKQGEETETTEETEAAVEAAQE
- the tsf gene encoding translation elongation factor Ts; its protein translation is MAVNAKMVKELREKTGAGMMDCKKALTETDGDMDKAIEWLREKGISKAAKKADRIAAEGSAAIEIQGNTAVLFEVNCETDFVTKNDQFKELLKELGQHLVNQKPATVEEALEQKLHGDGEVLSSYITDRVAKIGEKLSLRRFVIKEKTDNDAFGAYLHMGGNIGVLTVLEGSTDEAAAKDVAMHVAAVSPRYVSRDEIPAEEADKEREVLKTQALNEGKPANIVEKMVEGRINKFFEEICLLDQSFVKDPDQKVKQFVASTGGQITGFDRFEVGEGMEKREENFADEVMSQVKK